One region of Chanodichthys erythropterus isolate Z2021 chromosome 17, ASM2448905v1, whole genome shotgun sequence genomic DNA includes:
- the LOC137004908 gene encoding olfactory receptor 52K2-like produces the protein MKDLSAENISFTDFKLIGFYSLGEWRPFLFVPFFLMFLLAITANSILIYLITSQKSLHSPMYVLIGLMAVVDLILPIFFVPNMLLNFLFNWSGISLTGCLIQMFFLHFVGTFQSTLLLWMALDRYFAICKPLYYHKYMEIPNFLKYVAVPLIRNVILVVITVSLAGKLSFCVTNSIDHCFCEHMALVQLACGDISINNIAGLLTAFLIPTADFILINVSYILIFTSVFKSGKTKTKALNTCVTHFIVMSFTLTFALIAFLSYRIRNNFSPSSRVFVSTMYLLFPSCFNPIIYGVRTKEIRQAFLKFIKTAKVLALQ, from the coding sequence ATGAAGGACCTTTCTGCAGAAAATATTTCTTTCACAGACTTCAAACTCATTGGTTTTTACAGCCTAGGAGAATGGAGGCCTTTTTTATTTGTCCCTTTCTTTCTGATGTTTTTATTGGCTATCACAGCAAATTCTATTCTGATATATTTAATTACCTCTCAAAAATCTTTGCATTCCCCAATGTATGTACTAATTGGTCTTATGGCAGTTGTAGACTTGATATTGCCTATATTTTTTGTACCTAACATGCTTCTGAACTTTTTGTTTAATTGGAGTGGGATATCTTTGACTGGTTGTTTGATACAAATGTTTTTCCTTCATTTTGTTGGAACATTTCAGTCCACTTTGCTTTTGTGGATGGCACTGGATCGTTACTTTGCAATATGCAAACCTCTTTATTATCACAAATATATGGAGATCCCTAACTTTCTAAAGTATGTTGCTGTCCCATTAATCAGAAATGTAATCCTGGTGGTCATTACGGTCTCTCTGGCtggaaaattgtcattttgtgtGACAAATTCAATCGACCACTGTTTCTGTGAACACATGGCATTAGTTCAGTTAGCATGTGGAGATATATCCATTAATAACATTGCAGGACTTTTGACTGCTTTCCTTATACCAACTGCAGATTTTATTCTTATCAATGTTTCTTACATTCTGATTTTTACCTCTGTGTTCAAATCTGGCAAAACTAAAACGAAGGCCTTAAACACCTGCGTTACACACTTCATTGTTATGTCATTTACTTTGACTTTTGCCTTGATTGCATTCTTGTCATACAGAATAAGAAATAATTTTTCTCCCAGTAGTCGTGTATTTGTGAGCACAATGTACTTACTTTTTccaagttgttttaacccaattaTCTATGGAGTGAGAACAAAAGAAATAAGACAAGCATTTCTAAAGTTCATAAAAACTGCAAAGGTCTTAGCCttgcaatga